A single genomic interval of uncultured Desulfobulbus sp. harbors:
- a CDS encoding dCMP deaminase family protein — protein sequence MVSKRTGYLSWDEYFMAVAILSGHRSKDPNTQVGACVANSQNKIVGVGYNGFPWGCSDDELPWDREGHFLDTKYPYVCHAELNAVLNSITYDLRDCRLYVALFPCNECTKVIIQAGIREIIYLSDKYKESDSVRASKIMLDKSKAIYRQFTPSRESILLNFAVD from the coding sequence ATGGTCAGTAAACGAACCGGTTATCTTTCCTGGGACGAATACTTCATGGCGGTGGCCATCCTTTCCGGCCATCGCTCCAAAGACCCCAACACCCAGGTCGGTGCCTGCGTGGCCAACAGCCAGAACAAGATTGTCGGAGTGGGCTACAACGGCTTTCCCTGGGGCTGCTCGGACGACGAGTTGCCCTGGGACCGGGAAGGACATTTTCTCGATACCAAGTACCCCTATGTTTGCCACGCCGAACTCAATGCGGTCCTGAACTCGATCACCTATGACCTGCGGGACTGCCGGCTCTATGTGGCCCTGTTTCCATGCAACGAATGCACCAAGGTCATCATTCAGGCCGGTATCCGTGAAATCATTTACCTCTCCGATAAATACAAGGAGAGCGATTCGGTCCGGGCATCCAAGATCATGCTCGATAAGTCCAAAGCCATCTACCGCCAATTTACCCCATCCCGGGAGTCGATCCTGCTGAACTTCGCCGTG